The following coding sequences are from one Pseudonocardia sp. HH130630-07 window:
- a CDS encoding CoA-acylating methylmalonate-semialdehyde dehydrogenase: MTGGTLQQTDVETLTHWVGGSGLAGTSGRFAEVTDPATGAVTATVPMASAEDADRAVAAARSAFPAWRDTSLARRTRVLFRFRELLDARAGELAAIITAEHGKVLADAAGEVARGQEVVEFACGAPHLLKGSATENASTGVDVTSLRQPLGVVGVISPFNFPAMVPMWFFPIAIAAGNCVVLKPSEKVPSAALWIARLWAEAGLPDGVFTVLHGDRTAVDALLTHPDVAAVSFVGSTAVARHVYETGTAHGKRVQALGGAKNHMVVLPDADLDVVADQAVNAGFGSAGERCMAVSALVAVGGVADALVERIAARATALRTGDGRRSCDMGPLVSAAARDRVTGYVEAGVADGATLVVDGRSTPVDADGAGFFVGPTLFDHVTTDMSIYTDEIFGPVLSVLRVDTYDEALALVNANPYGNGTAIFTNDGGAARRFRTEVEVGMVGINVPVPVPAAYYSFGGWKGSLFGDTHAHGAEGFHFFTRGKVVTSRWADPAARGGTGGTGVDLGFPRNV; this comes from the coding sequence ATGACCGGTGGCACGCTGCAGCAGACCGACGTCGAGACGCTCACCCACTGGGTCGGCGGGTCCGGGCTCGCCGGGACCTCGGGGCGGTTCGCCGAGGTCACCGACCCCGCGACCGGCGCGGTGACGGCCACGGTGCCGATGGCCTCGGCCGAGGACGCCGACCGGGCCGTCGCCGCCGCCCGGTCGGCGTTCCCCGCCTGGCGGGACACCTCGCTGGCCCGGCGCACCCGGGTGCTCTTCCGGTTCCGGGAGCTGCTCGACGCCCGCGCCGGCGAGCTGGCCGCGATCATCACCGCCGAGCACGGCAAGGTGCTCGCCGACGCCGCCGGCGAGGTCGCCCGCGGCCAGGAGGTCGTCGAGTTCGCCTGCGGCGCGCCGCACCTGCTCAAGGGCTCGGCCACCGAGAACGCCTCGACCGGCGTCGACGTCACGTCGCTGCGACAGCCGCTGGGCGTCGTCGGGGTCATCAGCCCGTTCAACTTCCCGGCCATGGTGCCGATGTGGTTCTTCCCCATCGCCATCGCCGCCGGCAACTGCGTCGTGCTCAAGCCGTCGGAGAAGGTGCCGTCGGCGGCGCTGTGGATCGCCCGGCTGTGGGCCGAGGCCGGGCTGCCGGACGGCGTGTTCACCGTGCTGCACGGCGACCGGACCGCCGTCGACGCCCTGCTGACCCACCCGGACGTCGCCGCGGTCTCCTTCGTCGGGTCGACCGCGGTCGCCCGGCACGTCTACGAGACCGGGACCGCGCACGGCAAGCGGGTGCAGGCGCTCGGTGGCGCGAAGAACCACATGGTCGTGCTGCCGGACGCCGACCTCGACGTGGTCGCCGACCAGGCGGTCAACGCCGGGTTCGGGTCCGCGGGTGAGCGGTGCATGGCCGTCTCGGCACTCGTGGCCGTGGGCGGCGTCGCCGACGCGCTGGTCGAGCGGATCGCCGCGCGGGCCACGGCGCTGCGGACCGGCGACGGCCGCCGCTCCTGCGACATGGGCCCGCTGGTCAGTGCGGCCGCCCGGGACCGGGTCACCGGCTACGTCGAGGCCGGTGTCGCCGACGGCGCGACGCTCGTGGTCGACGGGCGCAGCACCCCCGTCGACGCCGACGGTGCCGGGTTCTTCGTGGGCCCGACCCTGTTCGACCACGTCACCACCGACATGTCGATCTACACCGACGAGATCTTCGGCCCGGTCCTGTCGGTGCTGCGCGTGGACACCTACGACGAGGCCCTCGCGCTGGTGAACGCGAACCCCTACGGCAACGGCACGGCGATCTTCACCAACGACGGCGGCGCCGCGCGCCGGTTCCGCACCGAGGTCGAGGTGGGGATGGTCGGCATCAACGTGCCCGTCCCGGTGCCGGCCGCGTACTACTCCTTCGGCGGGTGGAAGGGCTCGCTGTTCGGCGACACCCACGCCCACGGGGCGGAGGGGTTCCACTTCTTCACCCGCGGCAAGGTCGTGACCAGCCGCTGGGCCGATCCGGCCGCCCGGGGCGGCACCGGGGGCACCGGCGTCGATCTCGGCTTCCCGCGCAACGTCTGA
- a CDS encoding PucR family transcriptional regulator — protein MYPTVAEILDLPAVRAGRPAVRAGRSGLGEPVRWVHVSEQRDPAGTLASGVLVLSIGVPAGDPSVAPSAYLGALRAAGAVALVIELGQHLRSLPADWVQAARALDLPLVELRRTVRFLEVTEAVHARVVTEQYGRLKFADRVAGVFRGLSVQGAGPGRIVGEAATLLGLPVVLEDAAHRVLELAGGGAADVLRDWTARSRRTPTGAPPQGAGAEGWASVPVGRPDRRWGRLVVPLRAQDDAAVRMVLDHAGDAVTVAALLHAGPERASQDRVLADLLDCPPARRADLAARLRACGIPDGPLAVLVLVAGPAATAALRTAVDAVRSPVLAGRGADGVLVVLAGATAVDAVLGAVAPDAATVAAGSAATAHELPEVVTEVTRVARAAAAGPDPAAHRPWRAGDLGVRGLLWDLRDDDRLLSYVDGELGPLLRLPTRRRAGLLADARAYTGADGVVTAFAERAGVSRAAAYARVDRLSAALGRDVRDPAVRLSLTTALLGLAASGVQP, from the coding sequence GTGTATCCGACGGTCGCCGAGATCCTCGACCTGCCCGCGGTCCGGGCCGGGCGTCCGGCCGTGCGGGCGGGGCGGTCCGGGCTGGGGGAGCCCGTGCGCTGGGTGCACGTCAGCGAGCAGCGCGATCCGGCGGGCACGCTCGCGAGCGGGGTCCTCGTGCTGTCGATCGGGGTGCCGGCCGGTGACCCGTCGGTGGCGCCGTCGGCCTACCTCGGCGCGTTGCGCGCGGCCGGGGCGGTGGCGCTGGTCATCGAGCTGGGCCAGCACCTGCGGTCGCTGCCCGCGGACTGGGTGCAGGCCGCCCGCGCGCTGGACCTCCCGCTGGTGGAGCTGCGCCGCACGGTGCGGTTCCTGGAGGTCACCGAGGCGGTGCACGCCCGGGTCGTGACCGAGCAGTACGGCCGCCTGAAGTTCGCCGACCGGGTGGCCGGGGTGTTCCGCGGGCTGTCGGTGCAGGGCGCCGGGCCCGGCCGGATCGTGGGGGAGGCGGCGACCCTGCTGGGGCTGCCGGTGGTGCTGGAGGACGCCGCGCACCGGGTCCTGGAGCTCGCCGGGGGCGGGGCGGCCGACGTGCTGCGCGACTGGACGGCGCGGTCCCGGCGGACCCCGACCGGCGCCCCGCCGCAGGGGGCGGGTGCCGAGGGCTGGGCGTCGGTGCCGGTGGGGCGGCCGGACCGCCGGTGGGGGCGCCTGGTCGTCCCGCTGCGGGCCCAGGACGACGCCGCGGTCCGGATGGTCCTCGACCACGCGGGTGACGCCGTCACGGTCGCCGCTCTGCTGCACGCCGGACCGGAGCGGGCCTCGCAGGACCGGGTGCTCGCCGACCTGCTCGACTGCCCGCCGGCCCGGCGCGCGGATCTCGCCGCCCGGCTGCGCGCCTGCGGGATCCCCGACGGCCCGCTGGCCGTGCTGGTCCTCGTGGCCGGACCGGCCGCGACCGCGGCCCTGCGGACGGCGGTCGATGCGGTCCGGTCGCCGGTGCTCGCCGGGCGGGGTGCCGACGGCGTGCTGGTCGTCCTCGCCGGTGCCACCGCCGTCGACGCCGTGCTCGGCGCCGTGGCACCGGACGCCGCGACGGTCGCCGCCGGGTCCGCCGCCACGGCGCACGAGCTGCCGGAGGTTGTCACCGAGGTGACCCGGGTCGCCCGTGCCGCGGCCGCCGGGCCCGACCCGGCGGCGCACCGGCCGTGGCGGGCCGGTGACCTCGGTGTCCGGGGTCTGCTGTGGGACCTGCGGGACGACGACCGGCTGCTGTCCTACGTAGACGGCGAGCTGGGGCCGCTGCTGCGGCTGCCGACCCGGCGCCGGGCCGGACTGCTGGCCGATGCCCGCGCCTACACCGGCGCGGACGGCGTGGTGACCGCGTTCGCCGAGCGGGCCGGGGTCAGCCGGGCCGCGGCCTACGCGCGGGTGGACCGGCTGTCCGCGGCGCTGGGCCGCGACGTGCGGGACCCGGCGGTCCGGCTGTCACTGACGACGGCGCTGCTGGGGCTCGCGGCGTCCGGGGTGCAGCCGTGA
- a CDS encoding NAD(P)H-binding protein, with the protein MTGVLVTGGTGKTGRVLAATLRAGGVPVRVASRHPDPGAGGGADADAVVFDWDDPATHRAALAGTDRVYLVAPPLEVDPLVRVAPFLDEADRQGVRKVVFLGSAIEFPGAPGMLELADRVRNRPGGVVLLPSAFMQNFLRPHPMAVRIRADGEIRTAAGTGGVGWIDAADIAASAAALLSDPAPDPHDEYLLTGPRALSYHDAAAIVTAGTGRPVRVVDVEVAEVAAANRAAGLPPAFAESLAAVEIGIRAHGDERISTSVLELTGRAPRSFEDFVRRHADEWAP; encoded by the coding sequence ATGACCGGCGTCCTCGTCACCGGCGGCACCGGGAAGACCGGGCGGGTGCTCGCCGCGACGCTGCGCGCCGGGGGCGTCCCGGTCCGGGTGGCCAGCCGGCACCCGGACCCCGGCGCCGGTGGCGGTGCAGACGCCGATGCCGTCGTGTTCGACTGGGACGATCCGGCCACCCACCGCGCCGCGCTCGCCGGGACGGACCGGGTGTATCTCGTCGCGCCCCCGCTCGAGGTCGATCCGCTGGTCCGGGTGGCGCCGTTCCTCGACGAGGCCGACCGGCAGGGCGTCCGGAAGGTGGTGTTCCTGGGCTCGGCGATCGAGTTCCCCGGTGCGCCCGGCATGCTGGAGCTCGCCGACCGGGTACGGAACCGGCCGGGTGGGGTGGTGCTGCTGCCGTCCGCGTTCATGCAGAACTTCCTGCGCCCGCACCCGATGGCCGTGCGGATCAGGGCCGACGGCGAGATCCGGACCGCCGCCGGTACCGGTGGCGTCGGGTGGATCGACGCGGCGGACATCGCCGCGTCGGCGGCCGCGCTGCTGTCCGACCCGGCACCCGATCCGCACGACGAGTACCTGCTCACCGGTCCGCGGGCGCTGAGCTACCACGATGCGGCCGCGATCGTCACCGCCGGGACCGGCCGCCCGGTCCGGGTGGTCGACGTCGAGGTCGCCGAGGTGGCCGCGGCCAACCGGGCCGCCGGGCTGCCGCCCGCGTTCGCCGAGAGCCTCGCCGCCGTCGAGATCGGTATCCGGGCCCACGGCGACGAGCGGATCAGCACGTCGGTCCTGGAGCTGACCGGGCGTGCGCCGCGCAGTTTCGAGGACTTCGTCCGCCGGCACGCGGACGAGTGGGCGCCGTGA
- a CDS encoding nuclear transport factor 2 family protein — protein sequence MTRTPEETLRHLLDRLLAKDMDAVADLWAPDGTAEFPFAVGASPRRLDGREAVRGYLAGYPDHYDVRSVPAVTVHTTGDPATIVVELTAEGRTVATGAAYRIDYVTVLTVEDGLITRFRDHWSPVAAAAAAGTLPEPVGRWAAAR from the coding sequence ATGACACGAACCCCCGAGGAGACGCTCCGCCACCTGCTGGACCGCCTGCTCGCCAAGGACATGGACGCGGTCGCCGACCTGTGGGCACCCGACGGGACCGCGGAGTTCCCCTTCGCCGTCGGTGCCTCGCCGCGACGGCTGGACGGGCGTGAGGCCGTCCGCGGCTACCTGGCCGGCTACCCGGACCACTACGACGTGCGGTCCGTCCCGGCCGTCACCGTGCACACCACCGGCGATCCCGCCACGATCGTGGTGGAGCTCACCGCCGAGGGCAGGACGGTCGCCACCGGCGCGGCCTACCGCATCGACTACGTCACGGTGCTGACCGTCGAGGACGGTCTGATCACCCGCTTCCGCGACCACTGGAGCCCGGTCGCGGCGGCCGCGGCGGCCGGCACGCTGCCCGAGCCGGTCGGCCGGTGGGCGGCCGCCCGATGA
- a CDS encoding helix-turn-helix transcriptional regulator, which translates to MSRVELADFLRRRREALRPDGGPARPRRRTPGLRREEVAERSGVSVSYYERLEQARAPRPSAQVVTALGQALRLTPPEIEHLARLAGLAPDSGPAPVPADARRLLDRLGPLPAYLVDERQDIVAWNRAAVALITDFALLAPEERNVTALSIRFGGTLCAEPAPGGFARALAAELRASSARRRADRRLGELVNAYAAHEPEFAAAWRDHDVRPPPAVRKQLDHPELGPLDLELQILQVPGTGLRLHLYTAEPGSPSATALAALVP; encoded by the coding sequence GTGAGCAGGGTGGAACTGGCGGACTTCCTGCGCCGGAGGCGGGAGGCTCTGCGCCCCGACGGCGGGCCGGCGCGGCCCCGTCGGCGCACCCCTGGGCTGCGCCGGGAGGAGGTCGCCGAGCGCTCCGGGGTGTCGGTGAGCTACTACGAACGGCTGGAGCAGGCCCGTGCGCCCCGGCCGTCCGCGCAGGTCGTGACCGCACTCGGCCAGGCGCTCCGGCTCACCCCGCCGGAGATCGAACATCTGGCGCGCCTCGCCGGGCTCGCGCCCGACAGCGGTCCGGCGCCGGTGCCCGCCGACGCGCGCCGGCTGCTCGACCGCCTGGGCCCGCTGCCGGCGTACCTGGTCGACGAGCGCCAGGACATCGTGGCGTGGAACCGGGCCGCGGTCGCGCTGATCACCGACTTCGCCCTGCTCGCGCCGGAGGAGCGCAACGTGACCGCGCTGTCGATCCGGTTCGGCGGCACGCTCTGCGCCGAGCCGGCACCGGGCGGGTTCGCCCGTGCACTCGCCGCGGAGCTACGGGCGTCGAGCGCCCGGCGCCGCGCCGACCGCAGGCTGGGCGAGCTGGTCAACGCCTACGCCGCGCACGAGCCGGAGTTCGCCGCCGCCTGGCGGGACCACGACGTCCGGCCCCCGCCGGCGGTCCGCAAGCAGCTCGACCATCCCGAGCTCGGCCCGCTCGACCTGGAGCTGCAGATACTCCAGGTACCGGGCACCGGACTCCGCCTGCACCTCTACACCGCCGAACCCGGCAGCCCCAGCGCCACCGCACTGGCCGCACTGGTTCCCTAG
- the pgl gene encoding 6-phosphogluconolactonase, with translation MTGDVQVAVHPGPDALAAAVAARLITALVDVQARGRVPRVVLTGGGVGIQLLRDVAASPARDAVDWGSVDVFWGDERFVGADDGDRNEKQAHEALLDHVPLDPARVHPMPAASADGGTREEAEEAARDHAAVLAGLAGPGEDGIPAFDVTLVGMGEEGHTLSVFPDSPAVHEQAATVVPVFDCPKPPPTRISLTLAAARRSREVWVVAAGTAKAPAVAGALTGTPETELPVAGARGTERTRWLLDADAAARLPEGVRPARS, from the coding sequence ATGACCGGGGACGTGCAGGTCGCCGTCCATCCCGGCCCGGACGCGCTCGCCGCGGCGGTGGCGGCGCGGTTGATCACGGCGCTGGTCGACGTCCAGGCGCGGGGCCGGGTCCCGCGGGTCGTCCTGACCGGTGGTGGCGTCGGGATCCAGCTGCTCCGCGACGTCGCCGCGTCCCCGGCCCGGGACGCCGTCGACTGGGGCTCGGTGGACGTCTTCTGGGGCGACGAGCGGTTCGTCGGCGCCGACGACGGCGACCGCAACGAGAAGCAGGCCCACGAGGCCCTGCTGGACCACGTGCCGCTCGACCCGGCCCGGGTGCACCCGATGCCGGCCGCCTCGGCCGACGGCGGCACCCGCGAGGAGGCCGAGGAGGCGGCGCGGGACCACGCCGCGGTCCTGGCCGGCCTGGCCGGCCCCGGAGAGGACGGCATCCCCGCCTTCGACGTGACCCTGGTCGGGATGGGCGAGGAGGGCCACACCCTCTCGGTGTTCCCGGACTCCCCCGCCGTGCACGAGCAGGCCGCGACCGTGGTCCCGGTGTTCGACTGCCCGAAGCCGCCGCCGACCCGCATCTCACTGACCCTCGCCGCCGCGCGGCGGTCCCGCGAGGTGTGGGTGGTCGCCGCCGGAACGGCGAAGGCACCGGCGGTGGCCGGCGCGCTGACCGGGACACCGGAGACCGAGCTGCCGGTCGCCGGGGCCCGCGGGACCGAGCGGACCCGGTGGCTCCTCGACGCCGACGCCGCCGCCCGGCTCCCGGAGGGTGTGCGGCCCGCCCGCTCCTGA
- the opcA gene encoding glucose-6-phosphate dehydrogenase assembly protein OpcA — translation MIIDLPSSNTSAVNRKLVELRESGGVFALGRVLTLVVVTEDGPDLERSIDAANAASREHPCRVIVLARGQRKASPRLDAQIRVGGDAGAAEVIVLRGYGALTADEAGAGMVMPLLLPDTPVVAWWPGEAPSTPSQDAVGKLAQRRITDALASRNPGKALDARRRDYAPGDTDLTWTRLTHWRAQLAAALDVPPHEAVTAAQVAGETVSPSTELIAGWLAAALGVKVKRSPTDKEAGLSLVRLTRASGTVELSRPDGKTARLTQPGQPERLIALARREVSDCLAEELRRLDPDEVYAEALAGVSQVSRGRTPVRVQA, via the coding sequence ATGATCATCGATCTTCCGTCGAGCAACACCTCGGCGGTCAACCGCAAGCTGGTCGAGCTGCGCGAGTCCGGCGGGGTGTTCGCGCTCGGCCGGGTGCTGACCCTCGTCGTCGTCACCGAGGACGGGCCCGACCTGGAACGCTCGATAGACGCCGCCAACGCGGCCAGCCGCGAGCACCCCTGCCGGGTGATCGTGCTGGCCAGGGGGCAGCGCAAGGCGTCCCCGCGGCTCGACGCCCAGATCCGGGTCGGCGGTGACGCCGGTGCGGCCGAGGTGATCGTCCTCCGCGGCTACGGCGCGCTCACCGCCGACGAGGCGGGGGCCGGCATGGTGATGCCGCTGTTGCTCCCGGACACCCCGGTCGTGGCCTGGTGGCCCGGCGAGGCGCCGTCGACGCCGTCGCAGGACGCCGTGGGCAAGCTCGCCCAGCGCCGGATCACCGACGCGCTCGCCTCCCGCAACCCGGGCAAGGCCCTGGACGCCCGCCGCCGGGACTACGCACCCGGCGACACCGACCTCACCTGGACCCGGCTCACGCACTGGCGGGCCCAGCTGGCCGCCGCGCTCGACGTGCCGCCGCACGAGGCGGTCACCGCGGCCCAGGTCGCCGGGGAGACGGTCTCGCCGTCCACCGAGCTGATCGCGGGCTGGCTCGCCGCGGCGCTCGGGGTCAAGGTGAAGCGTTCGCCCACGGACAAGGAGGCCGGGTTGTCGCTGGTCCGGCTCACCCGCGCCTCCGGCACGGTGGAACTGTCCCGCCCGGACGGGAAGACGGCCCGGCTGACCCAGCCCGGCCAGCCCGAGCGGCTGATCGCGCTGGCCCGCCGCGAGGTCTCCGACTGCCTGGCCGAGGAGCTCCGCCGGCTCGACCCGGACGAGGTCTACGCCGAGGCGCTGGCGGGCGTCTCCCAGGTCAGCCGCGGCCGTACCCCGGTCCGGGTGCAGGCATGA
- the zwf gene encoding glucose-6-phosphate dehydrogenase encodes MPTANGSQVNPLRDPRDKRLPRIAGPCGLVIFGVTGDLSRKKLMPAIYDLANRGLLPPGFALTGFARRDWKAEDFGQVVHDAVRQHARTPFRQEVWDRLAEGFRFVQGSFDDDAAFDELERTVRELDEKRGTGGNHAFYLSVPPSAFPVVCKQLARSGLSAQEDPDVWRRVVIEKPFGHDLASARELNAIVNDVFPEDSVFRIDHYLGKETVQNVLALRFANQLFEPIWNANYVDHVQITMAEDIGLGGRAGYYDGIGAARDVIQNHLLQLLAFTAMEEPTSFSSDELRAEKVKVLKAVRLAQPLDETTARGQHEGGWQGGEEVPGLKEEEGFNPESTTETFAAITCEVETRRWAGVPFYLRTGKRLGRRVTEIAVVFKRAPHLPFDETMTEELGQNALVIRVQPDEGVTMRFGSKVPGNQMEVRDVTMDFGYGNAFTESSPEAYERLILDVLLGEPSLFPVNEEVERSWEILDPVLEHWSSLPQGPDGYPAGSWGPDSSAEMLARTGRHWRRP; translated from the coding sequence ATGCCCACCGCGAACGGAAGCCAGGTCAACCCGCTGCGCGACCCCCGGGACAAGCGGCTCCCCCGGATCGCCGGCCCGTGCGGCCTGGTGATCTTCGGCGTGACCGGGGACCTGTCCCGCAAGAAGCTGATGCCGGCGATCTACGACCTGGCGAACAGAGGTCTGCTCCCACCGGGTTTCGCCCTCACCGGGTTCGCCCGCCGGGACTGGAAGGCCGAGGACTTCGGGCAGGTCGTGCACGATGCCGTCCGCCAGCACGCGCGGACCCCGTTCCGGCAGGAGGTCTGGGACCGCCTCGCCGAGGGGTTCCGCTTCGTGCAGGGCTCCTTCGACGACGACGCCGCGTTCGACGAGCTGGAGCGCACCGTCCGCGAGCTGGACGAGAAGCGCGGCACCGGCGGCAACCACGCGTTCTACCTGTCCGTCCCGCCGTCGGCGTTCCCCGTGGTCTGCAAGCAGCTCGCCCGCTCCGGGCTGTCCGCGCAGGAGGACCCGGACGTCTGGCGCCGGGTGGTGATCGAGAAGCCGTTCGGCCACGACCTGGCCTCGGCCCGTGAGCTCAACGCGATCGTCAACGACGTCTTCCCCGAGGACTCGGTGTTCCGCATCGACCACTACCTCGGCAAGGAGACGGTGCAGAACGTCCTGGCCCTGCGGTTCGCCAACCAGCTGTTCGAGCCGATCTGGAACGCGAACTACGTCGACCACGTGCAGATCACGATGGCCGAGGACATCGGGCTCGGCGGCCGGGCCGGCTACTACGACGGCATCGGCGCCGCCCGCGACGTCATCCAGAACCACCTGCTGCAGCTGCTCGCCTTCACCGCGATGGAGGAGCCGACGTCGTTCTCCTCCGACGAGCTGCGCGCCGAGAAGGTCAAGGTCCTCAAGGCCGTCCGGCTGGCCCAGCCGCTGGACGAGACGACCGCGCGCGGCCAGCACGAGGGCGGCTGGCAGGGCGGCGAGGAGGTCCCCGGGCTCAAGGAGGAGGAGGGCTTCAACCCCGAGTCCACCACCGAGACCTTCGCCGCCATCACCTGCGAGGTCGAGACCCGGCGGTGGGCCGGCGTGCCGTTCTACCTGCGCACCGGCAAGCGGCTCGGCCGGCGGGTCACCGAGATCGCGGTGGTGTTCAAGCGGGCCCCGCACCTGCCCTTCGACGAGACGATGACCGAGGAGCTGGGGCAGAACGCCCTGGTCATCCGGGTCCAGCCGGACGAGGGGGTGACGATGCGGTTCGGCTCCAAGGTGCCCGGCAACCAGATGGAGGTCCGCGACGTCACGATGGACTTCGGCTACGGCAACGCCTTCACCGAGTCCTCGCCCGAGGCCTACGAGCGCCTGATCCTCGACGTGCTGCTCGGCGAGCCCTCGCTGTTCCCCGTGAACGAGGAGGTCGAGCGGTCCTGGGAGATCCTCGACCCGGTGCTGGAGCACTGGTCGTCGCTCCCGCAGGGGCCGGACGGGTACCCCGCCGGTTCCTGGGGCCCGGACTCGTCCGCCGAGATGCTCGCCCGTACCGGCCGCCACTGGCGCCGGCCCTGA
- the tal gene encoding transaldolase produces MSNDRLAALAAAGVSIWLDDLSRERLSSGNLAGLIDDKHVVGVTTNPTIFAGALADGAAYDEQVRELAARDADVDDAIREITVADVQQACDVFSGTWERTGGVDGRVSLEVDPRLAHDTERTTAQAQDIWKAVDRPNLLVKIPATEAGLPAITRATAEGISVNVTLIFSVERYKAVMDAYLTGLERGLANGQELARIHSVGSFFVSRVDSEIDKRLEGIGGDEALGLRGKAAVANSRLAFAAYRDAFSGARWEALAAEGANAQRPLWASTGVKNPDYPDTLYVSELVVDNTVNTMPEKTLEAFADHGEVEGDRVTDTAGASQQVFTDLEGVGIDLDDVFLALENEGVEKFEKSWTELQDTVRQQLDAAK; encoded by the coding sequence ATGAGCAACGATCGACTCGCAGCGCTCGCCGCGGCGGGGGTGTCCATCTGGCTCGACGACCTGTCGCGCGAGCGCCTCAGCAGCGGCAACCTGGCCGGGCTGATCGACGACAAGCACGTCGTCGGCGTCACGACCAACCCGACGATCTTCGCCGGGGCGCTGGCCGACGGCGCCGCCTACGACGAGCAGGTACGTGAGCTCGCCGCGCGCGACGCCGACGTCGACGACGCGATCCGCGAGATCACCGTCGCCGACGTGCAGCAGGCGTGCGACGTGTTCTCCGGTACCTGGGAGCGCACCGGCGGCGTCGACGGCCGGGTGTCGCTGGAGGTGGACCCGCGCCTGGCGCACGACACCGAGCGGACCACCGCCCAGGCCCAGGACATCTGGAAGGCCGTCGACCGGCCCAACCTGCTGGTGAAGATCCCGGCCACCGAGGCGGGCCTGCCCGCCATCACCCGCGCGACCGCGGAGGGCATCAGCGTCAACGTCACGCTGATCTTCTCGGTGGAGCGGTACAAGGCCGTGATGGACGCCTACCTGACCGGTCTGGAGCGGGGCCTGGCGAACGGCCAGGAGCTGGCCCGGATCCACTCCGTCGGCTCGTTCTTCGTGTCCCGTGTGGACTCCGAGATCGACAAGCGGCTGGAGGGCATCGGCGGGGACGAGGCGCTCGGCCTGCGCGGGAAGGCCGCGGTCGCGAACTCGCGGCTGGCCTTCGCCGCGTACCGGGACGCGTTCTCCGGTGCCCGGTGGGAGGCGCTCGCGGCCGAGGGTGCGAACGCCCAGCGGCCGCTCTGGGCCTCCACCGGCGTCAAGAACCCGGACTACCCGGACACCCTCTACGTCTCCGAACTCGTGGTGGACAACACCGTCAACACCATGCCGGAGAAGACGCTGGAGGCCTTCGCCGACCACGGCGAGGTCGAGGGTGACCGGGTGACCGACACCGCCGGTGCCTCCCAGCAGGTCTTCACCGACCTGGAGGGCGTCGGCATCGACCTCGACGACGTCTTCCTGGCCCTGGAGAACGAGGGCGTCGAGAAGTTCGAGAAGTCCTGGACCGAGCTCCAGGACACCGTCCGCCAGCAGCTCGACGCCGCGAAGTAG